The DNA region ATATTCGATGATGCTATTAGAACAGGGATGCACCCAGAACTACTCATCCATCTGGAATATCTATTTGTAACCGCCAATTTATTATTATCGTTTGTAGTAAACTTATTATATGTGAGCAATCATTTTATAAAAGAATGGAAAGAGACTCTGGTGCACAACGAAAGAATCAAAAAAGAATCAGCAATGCTTCAGTTTGAGAATTTAAAGAACCAATTGAACCCCCATTTTTTATTCAATAGCCTTACCTCCCTCAACAGTCTCATATACGATAACCAGCAATTGGCCTCTCAGTTTTTGCAACAACTCTCGAAAGTATATCGTTATTTATTACAGCACCAAGATGAAAATTTGGTAAAACTGGGTGAAGAAATTCAGTTTATAAATAGTTTTGTAATGTTGTTGCATACCCGCTTCGATGGTCAATTACAGATAGAAATAAATGTACCTGAAGAAGATAAATTCCTAACGATAGTGCCTGTTACCACACAAATTTTGATAGAGAATGCCATCAAACATAATATCATATCGAATACAAAACCTTTAAAAATAAAAATATATACAAAGAACAAATATTTGGTAGTCGAAAATAATTTGCAACGTAAATCCATTGTGGAAACATCCAACAAAGTGGGATTACAAAATATGAAAGAACTTTATAGAATTATTGCCGACCGCGAAGTAGAAATTGTAGAAAATGAAACTACTTTTGTGGTGATAGTACCATTGCAGTAAAAAGTAAACAGTGGTCAGCCCGCCGCGGCGGGCAGTGCCATACGGCAGCAAAAAACTGGCTACCAACAATAAAAATAGGCATGCACTATTGACCACCGACTACTGAATACTACCCGCCGCGGCGGGCTAACCACTAATTATGAAAATTATAAAATTTGAAGATATTATAGCTTGGCAAAAAGCACAAGACTTTGCGATAGAAATATATAGTTCATTTAGAGAATCTAAAGATTGGGATTATAGAAATCAAATTTGCAGAGCCACAGTTTCAATTTCAAAGAATATTGCCGAAGGTTTTGACAGAAGCTCTAATGCTGATTTTAAAAGATTTCTATATTATTCATTAGCTTCATGCAGTGAAGTAAAATCTATGTTAATTTTAGCAAACCGTCTTAAATATTTAAATGTGAAATCAAGTAATACTTTAATATTGCAATCAGAAGAAATTTCTAAAATAATAAATGGACTAATTAAATCTTTAAAGTAGTCAGTAAACAGTGCCATGCGGCAGATAAAAACCGATTACTAACTACTGACCACTGTTTACTGACCACTGACAACTAAATAACATGATAAAAACACTAATTATAGAAGACGAGCCTTTAGTGGCCAAAGACCTCAAAAATCAGTTGAAAACGCTGAACGAGGAGATTGAAATTATCACCACCTTAGGCAGTACTGCTGAGGCGATAGCTTGGTTTCAAAGTAACCCGCAGCCCGATTTGATTTTTATGGATATACAATTGAGTGATGGGGTGAGTTTTGATATTTTGAAAGAAGTAACTATTACTGCTCCCATAATATTTACTACCGCATACGATCAATATGCCATCCAAGCTTTTAAACATAATAGTATCGATTATTTGCTTAAGCCAATTGATGCTGAAGAATTGCAACATGCATTGGACCAGTTTAAATTATATACTAGTGAAAACAGTGATTTTTCGGTAAAATTGAAAGGTCTATTGTCAAATTTAAACCAAGGTGGTGGTAAGTATAAAGAACGTTTCATGGTGCAAACCCGAAACACATTAATGCCTGTGCCTATTGGCGATATCGCTTATTTTTCGAAAGAAGAATTAATATATATATATACCAAAGAAAATAACCGTTACTTATCAGAAAACCACTCGATGGAAGAGATCGAGGAAATGTGCGATCCTAAACAATTTTACCGTGCAAACAGACAAGCTATTATTAATGTAGCTATGATAGAGCGTGTAAAAAGCAGTTATAATGGTAAACTATTGGCGGTGCTCAAACCTCCGTTTGCCATGGAAATCGACATAAGTCGCGAAAAAGCTTCCGATTTCAAAGAATGGCTCGACTCCTAAAACAAATTATTATATTTGCCGTTAAAAATACTCTAAAGTCAATAAAGCAATGGCAACAAAAATATATACTAAAACCGGCGACAAAGGCAGCACAGGCCTAATTGGTGGTAAGCGAGTTTCCAAATCGCATGAACGAATAGAAGCTTATGGCACGGTGGACGAACTTAATTCTTATTTAGGATTGGTCCGCGATGTTGTAACAATCGAGAGCAAAAAAGAAGAATTAAAATATATACAAGATCGTTTGTTCACAGTAGGTTCTAATTTGGCCTGCGATGACGAAAATGCCAAAATGATTTTACCCGATATCAGCGAAAATGATATCATACTTTTAGAAAAATCCATTGACCAAATGGACACCGAACTCACCCCGCTAAAAAATTTTATTATACCTGGTGGACATATACAAATTTCCTATTGCCATATTGCTCGCTGTGTTTGTAGAAGAGCTGAGAGGCTCTGTGTAGCATTGATGGAGCATAGTTTTGTGCCTGCACTTATTATACAATATTTGAATAGATTGAGTGATTATCTTTTTACCTTATCAAGATATATAGGAAAACAATTAGGTGTAAAAGAAATTGTTTGGGAACCATCGAAGAAGTAAAGTAAATAGTAAATAGTAAACAGTAAACAGTAAACAGTGCCATACGGCAGATAAAAACCGATTACTAACTACTGTTTACTATCCACTGACCACTGCCCGCCGCGGCGGGCTGACCACTAACTACTAACTAATATGAGAAGAAAAACCAACACCGTCACAATAGGAAACACGCCCATGGGAAGTGAATACCCAGTTCGTATACAATCTATGACTACCACCGATACCATGGATACGGAGAAGACCGTGGAGCAAAGTATTCGTATGATAGAAAGTGGCTGTGAGTATATAAGAATC from Bacteroidota bacterium includes:
- a CDS encoding histidine kinase — translated: MPLKRTKSKLYQWVFNRRNKISLLIAALSSIVRYRFFPQLDWTWHLETFVVVFFMSAIMLNSAAWVERFLNCHYPHQRNVPKRITLQVLMGMSIMTLVQFIFNALFLNHIFDDAIRTGMHPELLIHLEYLFVTANLLLSFVVNLLYVSNHFIKEWKETLVHNERIKKESAMLQFENLKNQLNPHFLFNSLTSLNSLIYDNQQLASQFLQQLSKVYRYLLQHQDENLVKLGEEIQFINSFVMLLHTRFDGQLQIEINVPEEDKFLTIVPVTTQILIENAIKHNIISNTKPLKIKIYTKNKYLVVENNLQRKSIVETSNKVGLQNMKELYRIIADREVEIVENETTFVVIVPLQ
- a CDS encoding four helix bundle protein; translation: MKIIKFEDIIAWQKAQDFAIEIYSSFRESKDWDYRNQICRATVSISKNIAEGFDRSSNADFKRFLYYSLASCSEVKSMLILANRLKYLNVKSSNTLILQSEEISKIINGLIKSLK
- a CDS encoding LytTR family DNA-binding domain-containing protein, coding for MIKTLIIEDEPLVAKDLKNQLKTLNEEIEIITTLGSTAEAIAWFQSNPQPDLIFMDIQLSDGVSFDILKEVTITAPIIFTTAYDQYAIQAFKHNSIDYLLKPIDAEELQHALDQFKLYTSENSDFSVKLKGLLSNLNQGGGKYKERFMVQTRNTLMPVPIGDIAYFSKEELIYIYTKENNRYLSENHSMEEIEEMCDPKQFYRANRQAIINVAMIERVKSSYNGKLLAVLKPPFAMEIDISREKASDFKEWLDS
- a CDS encoding cob(I)yrinic acid a,c-diamide adenosyltransferase produces the protein MATKIYTKTGDKGSTGLIGGKRVSKSHERIEAYGTVDELNSYLGLVRDVVTIESKKEELKYIQDRLFTVGSNLACDDENAKMILPDISENDIILLEKSIDQMDTELTPLKNFIIPGGHIQISYCHIARCVCRRAERLCVALMEHSFVPALIIQYLNRLSDYLFTLSRYIGKQLGVKEIVWEPSKK